In Treponema denticola, one genomic interval encodes:
- a CDS encoding 3-dehydroquinate synthase, producing the protein MDSFSFTTVQGKTEVFYCDESSLPLVGTSGGMYIADSNTAPIAKSAKNFRHDLPLVIIEAGEENKNFTSLVSILKTALDAGLSRNSVFIGVGGGLVCDLAAFAASVYMRGAKCKLVPTSLLAMADAAIGGKTAINFDGYKNMVGTFFKADEVYISPKVLKSLSEAEYLSGMFEIFKMGLLYSKDIYRAFRLQREKILARDEGLCLELVKKAVEAKALVVSRDFDEKNERAFLNLGHTFGHALESVLNFSKISHGEAVAWGISKAILLGKKLGLTDSSYADEVCAVIHSYSRIDVPLLYDKEKVLLAMKKDKKNIDAKIRLILQKNICETFIYEASEKDIREVL; encoded by the coding sequence ATGGATAGTTTTAGTTTTACAACGGTTCAAGGGAAAACCGAAGTTTTTTACTGCGATGAGTCTTCTTTACCGCTTGTAGGCACATCCGGCGGGATGTACATCGCCGATTCCAATACTGCTCCTATTGCAAAGAGTGCAAAAAATTTCCGCCATGATCTTCCCTTGGTTATAATTGAAGCCGGAGAAGAAAATAAAAATTTTACTTCCCTTGTATCTATTTTAAAAACCGCCCTCGATGCGGGCCTAAGCCGGAACTCTGTTTTTATCGGAGTCGGGGGAGGGCTTGTCTGCGATTTGGCAGCCTTTGCTGCCTCGGTTTATATGAGGGGAGCAAAATGCAAGCTTGTTCCTACCAGTCTTTTGGCTATGGCGGATGCAGCCATCGGCGGAAAAACTGCAATAAATTTTGACGGTTATAAAAACATGGTAGGAACTTTTTTTAAGGCTGATGAAGTTTACATAAGCCCAAAGGTCTTAAAAAGTTTAAGCGAGGCGGAGTATCTTTCAGGAATGTTCGAGATATTTAAGATGGGGCTTTTATATTCTAAAGATATTTATCGGGCCTTTAGATTGCAAAGGGAAAAAATATTAGCTAGAGATGAAGGCCTTTGCTTGGAGCTTGTAAAAAAAGCTGTTGAAGCAAAAGCACTGGTTGTAAGCCGTGATTTTGACGAAAAAAATGAAAGAGCTTTTTTAAACTTGGGGCACACCTTTGGCCATGCGCTGGAATCCGTCTTAAATTTTTCAAAGATTTCGCACGGCGAGGCTGTTGCATGGGGAATATCAAAAGCGATACTCTTAGGTAAAAAATTAGGTTTAACCGATTCTTCCTATGCGGATGAGGTTTGTGCCGTTATACATTCTTATAGCCGCATAGATGTTCCGCTCTTATATGATAAAGAGAAGGTTCTTTTAGCAATGAAAAAAGATAAAAAAAATATAGATGCTAAAATCCGTTTGATTTTACAAAAAAATATTTGTGAAACTTTTATTTATGAAGCCTCTGAAAAAGACATCAGGGAGGTTCTATGA
- the glgX gene encoding glycogen debranching protein GlgX translates to MMNMNDLSFFQGKASPLGTKLSCDGVNFSVFSRNAKEIVLHIFENVEDSDPIISYKLDPQVNKTGDVWHVFVSGLKSWAFYLYTADGEFSPSAGFLFDENNYLLDPYARLISSHSVFNSEQTLNQINSKISGGKNQYKRTAKGFPKCVVVDDREFDWQGDKPLNIPLQRCVIYEAHVKGFSFLNDKISPTKRGKYSGLVELIPYLKDLGITSLELLPVFDFDENENMNINPKTGVRLKNYWGYSTIAFFAPKALYAEDPGNAVNEFKFMVREFHKAGIEIILDVVFNHTAEGNENGPVFSFKGLDNSIYYHLEDNKLYYKNFSGCGNSLKTSEIPVIKFILDCLRYWVTEMHVDGFRFDLAPVLARDKTGSIDLNSFMIQAIADDSVLHSTKIIAEAWDAAGAYMVGKFPGRWAEWNDLFRNSVREFWLQPNPDIRHLATRVTGSADLYSQKGRRPYQSINFVCCHDGFTLCDLLSYSEKHNEENGENNRDGSNENLSYNHGIEGAASIEIERMRMRSAKNILTTLILSAGTPMINMGDEVFRTQNGNNNAYCQDNEMSWFDWDLLNENKDLLEFTKKLINLRKTHFSFLRKHFFTGVSKINGTPSDITWFDYQAQKPNWNAPSNFLAFLIDGNKINLESDEDDNDFYVMTNSYNNDITVRLPPPSSGGKIWHRLIDTSYTDGKDFLDEEHTEQIMNQQIYVVLARTTVVLISK, encoded by the coding sequence ATGATGAATATGAACGATTTATCTTTTTTTCAAGGAAAAGCTTCTCCCTTAGGCACAAAATTAAGCTGTGATGGAGTGAATTTCAGCGTCTTTTCGCGAAATGCAAAGGAAATAGTTCTCCACATATTTGAAAATGTAGAGGATTCCGATCCGATAATTTCATATAAACTGGATCCTCAAGTAAATAAAACCGGTGATGTTTGGCATGTATTTGTTTCCGGTTTAAAAAGTTGGGCCTTTTATTTGTATACGGCTGATGGAGAGTTTTCTCCTTCCGCAGGTTTTTTATTCGATGAAAATAATTACTTGCTTGATCCTTACGCAAGGCTTATAAGTTCTCATTCAGTATTTAATTCGGAACAAACTTTAAATCAAATAAACAGTAAAATTTCCGGCGGTAAAAATCAATATAAAAGGACGGCAAAGGGTTTCCCAAAATGTGTAGTTGTGGATGATAGGGAATTCGATTGGCAGGGAGATAAACCCTTAAATATTCCGCTCCAAAGATGTGTGATATATGAAGCTCATGTAAAGGGCTTTTCTTTTTTAAACGATAAAATAAGTCCTACAAAACGGGGTAAATATTCAGGCCTTGTGGAGCTGATTCCATATTTAAAGGATTTGGGAATTACTTCTCTTGAGCTCCTGCCTGTTTTTGATTTTGATGAAAACGAAAATATGAATATAAACCCCAAAACCGGCGTTCGGCTAAAAAATTATTGGGGGTATAGTACAATTGCTTTTTTTGCACCTAAGGCCCTCTATGCTGAAGATCCCGGTAATGCCGTAAACGAGTTTAAATTTATGGTCAGGGAATTTCATAAAGCAGGCATCGAAATAATCTTGGATGTGGTGTTTAACCATACTGCAGAAGGAAACGAAAACGGTCCCGTTTTTTCTTTTAAGGGATTGGATAATTCCATTTATTATCATCTTGAAGATAATAAGCTCTATTATAAAAATTTTTCGGGCTGCGGGAACAGCCTAAAAACCTCGGAGATTCCCGTTATAAAATTTATATTGGATTGTCTGCGGTATTGGGTAACGGAAATGCATGTAGACGGATTCCGTTTTGATTTAGCTCCCGTTCTGGCACGCGATAAAACCGGAAGTATAGATTTAAATTCTTTTATGATACAGGCCATCGCAGATGACTCCGTGCTTCACTCTACAAAGATTATAGCTGAAGCTTGGGATGCTGCCGGTGCGTACATGGTAGGAAAATTTCCCGGGCGTTGGGCGGAATGGAACGATTTATTCCGTAACTCCGTCAGAGAGTTTTGGTTGCAGCCCAATCCTGATATAAGACACTTGGCAACCAGAGTAACCGGTTCTGCGGATTTATATTCTCAAAAAGGCAGAAGGCCTTATCAGTCAATAAATTTTGTTTGCTGTCATGACGGCTTTACCCTTTGCGATTTGCTAAGCTATTCCGAAAAACATAACGAAGAAAACGGGGAGAATAACCGTGACGGCTCAAATGAAAATTTAAGCTATAATCATGGAATAGAAGGAGCCGCATCTATCGAGATTGAAAGAATGCGTATGCGGTCTGCAAAAAATATTTTGACAACGCTTATTCTTTCAGCCGGTACACCTATGATTAACATGGGAGATGAAGTATTCCGTACACAAAACGGAAACAATAATGCTTATTGTCAGGATAATGAAATGTCGTGGTTTGATTGGGATCTTTTAAATGAAAATAAGGATTTGCTCGAATTTACCAAAAAACTTATCAATTTAAGGAAGACTCATTTTTCTTTTTTAAGAAAACATTTTTTTACCGGAGTTTCGAAAATTAACGGTACTCCAAGCGATATAACTTGGTTTGATTATCAGGCACAAAAACCTAATTGGAACGCTCCTTCAAATTTCTTAGCCTTTTTAATAGACGGCAACAAAATTAATTTGGAAAGCGATGAAGATGATAACGATTTTTATGTTATGACCAATAGTTATAACAACGATATAACCGTGAGGCTTCCTCCTCCGTCTTCCGGCGGGAAGATATGGCATCGCCTTATAGACACCTCGTACACCGACGGAAAAGATTTTTTAGATGAAGAACATACCGAGCAGATTATGAATCAGCAAATATATGTAGTGCTTGCCCGTACAACTGTGGTTTTAATTTCAAAATAA
- a CDS encoding 5'-methylthioadenosine/adenosylhomocysteine nucleosidase, whose amino-acid sequence MKIGIFGAEEQEVRLLKEYFTGNCIKIAGLDFFDGVIMEQKIVLVCGGIGKVNAALCSQILISEFKVDALINTGTAGALLEGLNVFDIVLSTDAVQHDVDASCFGYPPGQIPKTESPFWQADKNLKKTAFDAFKILQAESGDENIKKLKLVEGRIASGDVFVSEAKAREKIIKKFNPACVEMEGAAVAQVCTLNKIPFLILRSMSDTAGKDKIAKISYDVFSAQAAKNSSMLVLEMLKQL is encoded by the coding sequence GTGAAAATAGGAATTTTTGGAGCAGAGGAACAAGAAGTTCGGCTCTTAAAAGAATATTTTACCGGAAACTGCATAAAAATTGCCGGTTTGGATTTTTTTGACGGTGTTATAATGGAACAAAAGATTGTGCTAGTATGCGGCGGAATTGGTAAAGTAAATGCAGCCTTATGTTCTCAAATCCTTATTTCCGAATTTAAGGTTGATGCTCTTATAAATACAGGAACCGCGGGTGCCTTGTTGGAGGGCTTAAATGTTTTTGATATTGTTCTTTCTACAGATGCCGTTCAGCACGATGTAGATGCTTCGTGTTTCGGCTATCCTCCGGGGCAGATTCCTAAGACCGAGTCTCCTTTTTGGCAAGCCGATAAAAATCTTAAAAAGACTGCTTTTGATGCTTTTAAAATTTTACAAGCAGAAAGCGGAGATGAAAACATAAAAAAGCTTAAGCTTGTTGAAGGGCGGATTGCTTCAGGAGATGTTTTTGTTTCGGAAGCAAAAGCTCGTGAAAAAATTATCAAAAAATTTAATCCCGCCTGTGTTGAGATGGAGGGAGCAGCTGTTGCACAGGTTTGTACCCTAAATAAAATTCCTTTTTTAATTTTAAGGAGCATGTCCGATACGGCAGGAAAGGACAAAATTGCAAAAATATCTTATGATGTTTTTTCAGCTCAAGCTGCAAAAAATTCTTCTATGCTGGTTTTGGAAATGCTTAAACAGCTTTAA
- a CDS encoding alpha/beta hydrolase family protein, whose protein sequence is MKTIKLDDFKNYSFLSNLKFSEDGRYAAYICAHADLNENDYNKALFLLDMETKKTKQLTGEDVNSFYGFDGDRLLFSARRTKKEKEEKEKTFVYAIPVSGGEALLAYTFPHPVLKMEFADKKTAVVLHSWKDDPFKKLPKEKAEEAKKDEADYETFEEIPFWSNGGGFTSRKRNRLFVYNLSNMKGTALTDEFTQVDGFDFDKKTQEILFTKATYTDKMPIYNELMLMPLKPKKAKLLNGGQDFMYADAKFFGDKILYTGADGKKYGVNQDADIYLIPKTGTGAKMISPKDYDKSLWNSVGSDSRYGGGANSHVKDGKYYFITTEDDSSFVNVIDEKGELKQLITEKGSVDCFAVHEEKILFIGFRKQELQEVYLFEDKKETCLTKHNAYAAKLQKIVPEEFEFTNDGVKLHGFVLKPLNYKTGKKYPGILTIHGGPKTAYGSIFYHEMQFLAQSGYFVFYTNPRGADGMGRAFADIRGKYGTIDYSDLMKLTDEVLKKYKDIDKEKVGVMGGSYGGFMTNWIIGHTNRFAAACSQRSISNWISKFGITDIGYYFNSDQNGGVTPWKGVEKMWDHSPLKYADKCKTPTLFIQSDEDYRCFEACAFQMFTALKYHGCEAKLVLFHGENHDLSRTGKPKHRIRRLTEIFNWFEKYLKK, encoded by the coding sequence ATGAAGACAATAAAGTTGGACGATTTTAAAAATTACTCATTTTTAAGTAACCTTAAATTTTCGGAAGACGGAAGATATGCGGCCTATATTTGTGCTCATGCCGATCTAAACGAAAATGATTATAACAAAGCCCTTTTCCTTTTGGACATGGAAACAAAAAAGACAAAGCAGCTTACGGGCGAGGATGTAAATTCTTTTTACGGCTTTGACGGCGACCGCCTCCTTTTTTCTGCAAGAAGAACAAAAAAAGAAAAGGAAGAAAAAGAGAAAACCTTTGTTTATGCTATCCCCGTTTCGGGCGGTGAAGCCTTGCTTGCCTACACCTTCCCCCATCCCGTTTTAAAAATGGAATTTGCCGATAAAAAGACGGCTGTTGTTTTACACTCATGGAAGGATGACCCGTTTAAAAAGCTGCCTAAAGAAAAGGCAGAAGAAGCAAAAAAAGATGAAGCCGATTATGAAACCTTTGAAGAGATTCCGTTTTGGAGCAACGGGGGAGGCTTTACCTCGCGCAAGAGAAATCGGCTCTTTGTTTATAATCTTTCAAACATGAAGGGTACGGCTCTAACCGATGAGTTTACTCAGGTTGACGGTTTTGATTTTGATAAAAAGACCCAAGAGATTTTATTTACTAAGGCGACTTATACCGATAAGATGCCCATCTATAATGAGCTGATGCTCATGCCCTTAAAACCAAAAAAGGCAAAGCTCTTAAATGGCGGTCAAGATTTTATGTACGCCGATGCCAAATTCTTCGGAGATAAAATTCTTTATACGGGTGCCGACGGAAAAAAATACGGCGTAAACCAAGATGCCGATATTTATCTTATTCCCAAAACCGGAACAGGAGCGAAGATGATTTCGCCCAAGGATTATGACAAGAGCTTATGGAATTCCGTGGGTTCCGATTCAAGGTACGGAGGCGGTGCTAACTCCCATGTCAAAGACGGAAAATATTATTTTATTACAACCGAGGATGATTCTTCCTTTGTAAATGTCATTGACGAAAAAGGAGAACTAAAGCAGCTTATTACCGAAAAAGGTTCTGTAGACTGCTTTGCCGTTCATGAAGAAAAAATTCTTTTTATCGGTTTTAGAAAACAAGAATTACAAGAGGTTTATCTTTTTGAAGATAAAAAAGAAACCTGCCTCACAAAGCACAATGCTTACGCTGCAAAATTGCAAAAGATTGTGCCGGAAGAATTCGAGTTTACAAATGACGGGGTTAAACTCCACGGCTTTGTTTTAAAGCCCTTAAACTACAAGACCGGAAAAAAATATCCCGGAATCTTGACAATTCACGGCGGGCCTAAGACCGCTTACGGTTCAATCTTCTACCACGAGATGCAGTTTTTAGCTCAATCCGGTTACTTTGTGTTTTATACGAATCCCCGCGGTGCCGACGGAATGGGCAGAGCCTTTGCAGATATCCGGGGCAAGTACGGAACAATCGACTATTCCGATTTAATGAAGCTTACGGATGAGGTTCTAAAAAAATACAAGGATATCGACAAGGAAAAAGTAGGCGTTATGGGAGGCTCTTACGGCGGCTTTATGACCAACTGGATTATCGGTCACACAAACCGCTTTGCTGCAGCCTGTTCCCAGCGTTCAATTTCAAACTGGATTTCCAAATTCGGAATTACCGATATCGGTTATTATTTTAATTCCGACCAAAACGGAGGAGTTACTCCTTGGAAGGGTGTAGAAAAAATGTGGGATCACAGCCCGCTCAAGTATGCCGATAAGTGCAAAACTCCGACCCTTTTTATTCAGTCGGATGAGGATTACCGCTGCTTTGAGGCCTGCGCCTTCCAAATGTTTACGGCTCTAAAATATCACGGCTGCGAGGCAAAACTTGTCTTGTTCCATGGGGAAAATCATGACCTATCCCGAACTGGAAAACCCAAGCACCGAATCCGCCGCTTAACTGAAATATTCAACTGGTTTGAAAAGTATCTTAAAAAATAA
- a CDS encoding cysteine desulfurase family protein, which yields MIYLDWAATAIPQEDIITEALKKSFKYFANPSSKHFLGKDARKVLEDTRSEIAELLNTAPEHIIFTSGGTEGDYIPMLSLLSLPSPCSIAVSSIEHSAVREQAAVMKVRGYKILQIPSDKNGFISADAVLKTIEPDTAFVSVMAVNNETGAIQPIAEIGKALEEYSKGKRRIHFHTDAVQAIGKIPFELSKLSIHSASFSGHKIGAPRGIGFLYLAKNMEVFIRGGGQENGLRPGTENLAGILALSGCLKKYYKNLNSYVFHAKELMDFLIEELASIEGLSFIPESRLQLKDNFSPWILQFAVKELTGEVLVRCLSEKGICISTGSACSSKKQIRPVLEAMKIDAKVQQNSVRVSIGPLTQKIELEVFVKTLKETLIEFR from the coding sequence ATGATTTATTTGGATTGGGCGGCAACAGCCATTCCACAAGAAGATATAATTACGGAGGCCTTAAAAAAATCTTTTAAATATTTTGCAAATCCTTCTTCAAAGCATTTTTTAGGTAAGGACGCTCGAAAAGTTTTGGAAGATACTCGTTCGGAAATTGCAGAACTTTTGAATACGGCTCCTGAGCATATTATTTTTACATCGGGAGGAACCGAGGGAGATTATATTCCTATGCTCTCTCTATTATCCCTGCCGTCTCCCTGTTCGATTGCGGTGAGCAGCATAGAGCACTCTGCAGTCAGGGAACAGGCTGCCGTTATGAAGGTACGGGGTTATAAGATTTTACAAATTCCTTCGGACAAAAACGGTTTTATAAGTGCCGATGCAGTTTTAAAAACCATAGAGCCCGATACGGCCTTTGTTTCGGTAATGGCGGTAAACAATGAAACCGGAGCAATCCAGCCCATCGCCGAAATAGGAAAGGCTCTTGAAGAATATTCTAAGGGAAAACGAAGAATCCATTTTCATACTGATGCAGTTCAAGCTATAGGAAAGATTCCTTTTGAACTTTCAAAACTATCCATCCATTCGGCTTCTTTTAGCGGACATAAAATAGGAGCACCCAGAGGAATCGGTTTTTTGTATCTTGCTAAAAATATGGAGGTATTTATCCGCGGGGGCGGACAAGAAAATGGCCTAAGGCCCGGGACCGAAAACCTTGCAGGTATTTTAGCTCTGTCCGGCTGCTTAAAAAAATATTATAAAAACTTAAACAGCTATGTTTTTCATGCAAAAGAGTTAATGGATTTTTTAATTGAAGAACTGGCAAGTATTGAGGGCCTAAGCTTTATTCCCGAATCCCGTCTGCAGTTAAAGGATAACTTTTCGCCGTGGATTTTACAGTTTGCGGTTAAAGAATTAACCGGAGAAGTCCTTGTACGCTGCTTGTCCGAAAAGGGCATCTGCATCTCTACAGGTTCTGCATGTTCATCAAAAAAACAAATCCGCCCCGTTTTAGAGGCTATGAAAATTGATGCTAAAGTGCAGCAAAACTCAGTGCGGGTTTCAATAGGGCCTTTAACACAAAAGATTGAGCTTGAAGTTTTTGTTAAAACCCTAAAAGAAACATTAATAGAATTCCGCTGA
- the recQ gene encoding DNA helicase RecQ, whose translation MTHGSKGSDNSKLSSTSEEILKNVFGYDEFRLFQKEIIDCVLQRKDTLAVLPTGGGKSLCYQVPALIFEGLTVVVSPLISLMHDQICGLETVGIKAAALNSSLDWEKYADNIRRIKNGEVKILYVSPETLASDRCKELLSSIKVDCITIDEAHCISEWGHDFRPEYRQLAGIRKLIPDAVCLALTATATEKVRSDIKKMLKLKSAKEFVASFNRKNIFLEVKENQKPFEQASDFLKDHKGESGIIYCFSRKQADTLSVQLSVLGYNAKPYHAGLSDELRQKTQNDFINDDIEIIVATVAFGMGINKPNVRFVIHFDLPKSIEQYYQEIGRAGRDGKPAHALLLFSGADIFKLKFLMQDKAPDEVKKAEAMLSAISNYAQANSCRRRAILKYFGENISEGKLKEIQGESPCCDFCSREKIEKTDLTVPVQKFLSCVIRTGCRFGASYIIDVLLGSKQKRILENKHNDLSVWGIGTEFNREGWFNLVRILLAEDYLVKDEDYSVLSLTQKAKEELQSRTAIFLPFDYEKENSDKQDIKEKIKPPPSDDTLDPVGTAIVKSLNQKRRDLADEARVPAYVIFSDKTIFDLGVKKPSSIEELDNIFGIGKAKKEKYGEMIIQLVTSNNK comes from the coding sequence ATGACTCATGGATCAAAAGGTTCTGACAATTCTAAATTATCCTCTACTTCTGAAGAGATTTTAAAAAATGTTTTCGGCTATGATGAATTTAGGCTTTTCCAAAAAGAAATAATTGATTGTGTTTTGCAGAGAAAAGATACCCTTGCAGTCTTGCCGACTGGCGGAGGCAAATCCCTATGTTATCAAGTTCCTGCTCTCATTTTTGAAGGTCTGACTGTCGTTGTATCGCCTTTGATATCTCTAATGCATGATCAAATTTGCGGATTGGAAACTGTAGGAATAAAAGCAGCCGCCTTAAATAGCTCCTTAGATTGGGAAAAATATGCCGATAATATACGCCGTATTAAAAACGGAGAAGTGAAAATCCTCTATGTTTCTCCCGAAACCTTGGCTAGTGATAGATGTAAAGAACTTCTTTCTTCTATTAAGGTAGATTGTATTACTATAGATGAAGCACACTGCATTTCGGAATGGGGGCATGATTTTAGACCGGAATATCGCCAATTAGCCGGTATTCGTAAGCTGATACCGGATGCGGTTTGTCTTGCTCTTACAGCTACTGCAACCGAAAAGGTCCGTTCAGATATAAAGAAGATGCTCAAGCTTAAATCAGCTAAAGAATTTGTTGCCAGCTTTAACCGTAAGAATATTTTTTTGGAGGTTAAGGAAAACCAAAAACCCTTTGAGCAGGCCTCCGACTTTTTAAAAGACCATAAGGGCGAAAGCGGAATAATCTATTGCTTTTCCAGGAAGCAGGCAGATACCCTGTCGGTGCAATTATCGGTTTTAGGATATAATGCAAAACCCTATCATGCAGGACTATCCGATGAGCTTAGGCAAAAAACTCAAAACGATTTTATAAATGACGATATAGAAATAATTGTAGCAACCGTTGCTTTTGGAATGGGTATAAATAAACCGAATGTGCGTTTTGTTATTCATTTTGATTTGCCCAAGAGTATAGAGCAATATTATCAAGAAATAGGACGCGCAGGAAGAGACGGAAAACCGGCTCATGCTCTCTTGCTTTTTTCAGGAGCCGATATTTTTAAGCTTAAATTTTTGATGCAGGATAAGGCTCCCGATGAAGTCAAAAAGGCTGAAGCAATGCTTTCTGCCATTAGTAATTATGCACAAGCCAACAGCTGCCGGCGGCGGGCGATTTTAAAATATTTCGGAGAAAACATATCTGAAGGAAAATTAAAAGAAATACAGGGCGAGTCCCCTTGCTGTGATTTTTGTTCTAGAGAAAAAATAGAAAAAACCGATTTAACTGTTCCGGTTCAAAAATTTTTGTCCTGTGTTATACGGACGGGCTGCCGTTTTGGAGCCAGCTATATAATCGATGTACTTTTAGGTTCAAAACAAAAACGAATTCTTGAAAACAAGCATAATGACCTTTCCGTTTGGGGGATAGGCACTGAATTTAACCGAGAAGGATGGTTTAATCTTGTCCGTATTTTGTTGGCTGAAGACTACCTCGTAAAGGACGAAGATTATTCGGTTTTGTCGCTTACACAAAAGGCAAAGGAAGAACTTCAATCCCGTACGGCAATTTTTCTTCCTTTTGATTATGAAAAAGAAAATTCGGATAAACAGGATATAAAAGAAAAAATTAAACCGCCCCCTTCCGACGATACTTTGGACCCGGTTGGAACTGCTATAGTTAAATCCTTAAACCAAAAGCGCCGAGATCTTGCTGATGAAGCAAGAGTTCCGGCTTATGTTATTTTTTCGGATAAAACTATTTTTGATCTGGGTGTAAAAAAGCCTTCTTCAATTGAAGAACTTGATAATATCTTTGGTATAGGTAAGGCAAAAAAAGAAAAGTATGGAGAGATGATTATTCAACTCGTTACCTCTAATAACAAATGA
- a CDS encoding cyclic nucleotide-binding domain-containing protein translates to MKKVPIISTIQTTVNGLKAAAKNIENVDIAVLDKYEDIVSFFKYEMPEIKIIDFGDPNIDADSCVKIIKEDPWLLFGGIIAITNDRQEKAKLEQIKEPNFLFVCTRKDFEKNTEQIIKILNQHQHFLFNRGMHQRADEKETGHFVSDTDPFEIVFYANLIGTYLYNTNRVNEEERSSLQTAMMEFLLNAVEHGNCNISYEEKNKWLRSGKNMLDLITEKQKQPEIKKEKVYITYSILPEKTKITIKDEGNGFDWKSHLESDFEAGLHGMGIKLSQTLVKNLRYNNIGNEVSFEVNNQRNIANLTPAILKSQQLLTFKHMQIVCRENEDSSDLFYISSGRYAVYVNNKLMSVLTPADIFIGEMAFLMNDRRSATVVSIGEGSLVKIPKMKFMQLIEEHPHYGIFLSRLLANRLARQSKITAQLKEEQENNK, encoded by the coding sequence ATGAAAAAGGTCCCTATAATAAGCACAATACAGACTACAGTAAACGGATTAAAAGCTGCTGCAAAAAACATAGAAAACGTCGATATTGCAGTCCTTGATAAATATGAAGATATTGTTTCGTTTTTTAAATACGAAATGCCTGAAATCAAGATCATCGATTTCGGAGATCCGAATATCGATGCCGACTCTTGTGTTAAAATTATAAAAGAGGATCCGTGGCTTTTATTCGGAGGAATTATAGCCATTACCAATGACCGTCAAGAAAAAGCAAAGCTTGAACAAATAAAGGAGCCTAACTTTTTATTTGTATGTACAAGAAAAGATTTTGAAAAAAATACCGAACAGATTATAAAGATTTTAAACCAACATCAGCATTTTCTTTTTAACAGAGGAATGCATCAGAGGGCTGATGAAAAAGAAACAGGTCATTTTGTAAGCGATACCGACCCATTTGAAATAGTTTTCTACGCCAACCTGATAGGAACTTATCTTTACAATACCAACAGAGTCAATGAAGAAGAAAGGTCTTCCTTACAAACTGCAATGATGGAATTTTTGCTTAATGCAGTAGAACACGGAAACTGTAACATCTCGTATGAAGAAAAAAATAAATGGCTGCGAAGCGGAAAAAATATGTTGGATTTAATTACCGAAAAGCAAAAACAGCCCGAAATAAAAAAGGAAAAAGTTTATATCACATATTCGATACTGCCTGAAAAAACAAAGATAACTATCAAAGATGAAGGGAACGGTTTTGACTGGAAGAGCCATCTTGAATCAGACTTTGAAGCAGGCCTTCACGGAATGGGTATTAAACTTTCTCAAACCCTTGTTAAAAATCTACGCTATAATAATATTGGGAATGAGGTTTCATTTGAGGTAAATAACCAAAGAAATATAGCAAACTTGACACCGGCTATTTTAAAATCCCAGCAATTACTAACCTTCAAACACATGCAGATTGTCTGCCGCGAAAACGAGGATTCAAGCGATCTTTTCTATATAAGCTCAGGACGCTATGCCGTCTATGTAAACAATAAATTGATGTCGGTTTTAACACCGGCTGACATTTTTATAGGAGAAATGGCCTTTTTGATGAATGACAGAAGATCCGCTACTGTCGTATCTATCGGCGAAGGTTCTCTTGTAAAGATTCCTAAGATGAAGTTTATGCAGTTGATTGAGGAGCATCCCCATTACGGTATTTTCTTATCCCGATTGTTGGCTAACCGGCTGGCCCGTCAATCAAAGATTACGGCACAACTAAAAGAAGAACAAGAAAATAACAAGTAG